The following are from one region of the Hemitrygon akajei chromosome 6, sHemAka1.3, whole genome shotgun sequence genome:
- the fth1a gene encoding LOW QUALITY PROTEIN: ferritin, heavy polypeptide 1a (The sequence of the model RefSeq protein was modified relative to this genomic sequence to represent the inferred CDS: inserted 1 base in 1 codon), which yields MSSQVRQNYHPDCEAAVSRQINLELYASYVYLSMSYYFDRDDIALKNFASFFLEQSHEEREHAEKLMKLQNQRGGRTLLQDIKKPDRDEWGSGLDAMVCSLELEKSVNQSLLELHKLATDRNDPHLCDFLETHYLDEQVKSIKLLGDHVTNLRRLGAPEKGMAEYLFDKHTLGKXQQLNA from the exons ATGAGCTCCCAGGTACGCCAGAATTATCACCCCGACTGCGAGGCCGCTGTTAGTCGGCAGATCAACCTGGAGCTGTACGCGTCCTACGTCTACCTCTCCATG TCCTATTACTTTGACCGTGATGACATTGCATTGAAGAACTTCGCCAGTTTTTTTCTGGAGCAGTCTCATGAGGAGCGTGAACATGCTGAAAAATTGATGAAGCTACAGAATCAGCGAGGAGGCCGCACTCTACTCCAGGACATCAAG AAACCAGATCGTGATGAATGGGGAAGTGGCTTGGATGCAATGGTATGCTCTTTGGAATTGGAGAAGAGTGTGAATCAGTCACTTTTGGAGTTGCATAAACTGGCTACAGATAGGAATGACCCACAT ctttgtgACTTTTTGGAGACCCACTACTTGGATGAGCAAGTTAAGTCCATCAAGCTACTAGGAGACCATGTAACCAACTTGCGACGACTGGGTGCTCCTGAAAAAGGCATGGCTGAATACTTGTTCGATAAGCACACCTTGGGTA GACAGCAGCTGAACGCCTGA